A single genomic interval of Lathyrus oleraceus cultivar Zhongwan6 chromosome 7, CAAS_Psat_ZW6_1.0, whole genome shotgun sequence harbors:
- the LOC127103296 gene encoding uncharacterized protein LOC127103296: protein MPSYAKFLKEILSSKKKLEDDETIMLTAECSAIIQNNMPPKLKDLGSFSIPCIIGKFIIDKAICYLGASVSLMPLSTCKKLNLGELRPTKMSHQLADRSAKFPVGMLENVPVRIGQFYIPIDFVIMDIKEDSHVPIILGRPFLATVGAIIDMKKGRLM from the coding sequence CCTTAAAGAGATTCTATCCAGCAAGAAAAAGCTTGAGGATGATGAAACAATTATGCTTACTGCAGAATGTAGCGCTATCATTCAAAACAACATGCCTCCTAAACTGAAAGACCTTGGTAGTTTTTCCATACCATGCATAATTGGAAAGTTTATCATAGACAAAGCTATATGTTATTTAGGAGCCAGTGTTAGTTTAATGCCCTTATCCACATGCAAAAAACTCAATttgggagaattaagaccaacaAAGATGTCCCACCAACTAGCTGACCGCTCCGCTAAATTTCCTGTAGGTATGCTAGAGAACGTTCCCGTTAGAATAGGACAATTCTATATTCCTATCGACTTTGTGATAATGGATATAAAGGAGGATTCCCACGTCCCTATTATTCTAGGAAGACCCTTTTTAGCCACAGTCGGAGCCATCATAGATATGAAGAAAGGAAGGCtgatgtaa